The Oscillatoria acuminata PCC 6304 genomic interval TGCAATGTTAGTCTTGCGGGTCTTCGGAACCCATTTAGTCCACGGTTATGACTGGGAATTGTTGCCAGACCAAAATTTAGAATTAGCAATCGTACCCACCCCCTCTCCTCGGGATGGATTGCGGGTCAAGTTTAGCCGAAGAGGTTAGAAATGGAGGGAGTTAAGAACGTTTCCGTATAGCCGCACCCTAATGTAGAGTTGATTCGCGAATCAACTCTACATTGAGGGTTTAATAGTAGTAAATATTGCGTAAGTCCTACAGTAAGAAATATGGCTGTCATATCGCATCCCATAACCTCTTGACAATCAAATTAAGATTAGCTAGTATGATAAAGTAATGCTACCAAACCGCAAAAATTAGACTATGAGCAAAAAAGTTAGCATCACCCTAGACGATGAAGTTTTAAAATTTGTAGATACAATGGCACCCGGGCATAACCGTAGCCGGTTTATTAATGAGATTCTTTTAAAAGAAAAACAGCAGCGGTTAATTAGAGAGCTTGCTGATGCTTATCGAGAACAAAGTGATGACCCCGAATTTCAACAAGAGGTTTTAACTTGGGACGTTACTGTGAGCGATGGTTTAAATGCCTAACGGAATTTTAAATTATAAACGAGGCGAAATCTGGTGGGTGGATCTTCAGCCAGT includes:
- the mazE gene encoding type II toxin-antitoxin system MazE family antitoxin, which codes for MSKKVSITLDDEVLKFVDTMAPGHNRSRFINEILLKEKQQRLIRELADAYREQSDDPEFQQEVLTWDVTVSDGLNA